In Plasmodium falciparum 3D7 genome assembly, chromosome: 8, the following proteins share a genomic window:
- a CDS encoding AP-3 complex subunit delta, putative produces MDNSFVELIKDIKKDDSINNLEKNYQKCVSYLKDLDKRKSNDKLFLMNSVVKEKSLVLLKLLYLQMFGKKIDKEYNFSVIQLLTCNKYFLKRRGFFFLNSISDNDDIIFLSINLFKKELYKDSINSIDQNTKGTVLSSLSNIGTKIIKENINIFKNMNTINTNNVNTINTNNVNTTNTNNVNTINTNNMNTINTNNMNTINTNNMNTINTNNMNTINTNNMNNFHVNNSVEPFNDRNKKNNFSGLLQGINTNNDQKVFNTFLILNSISNICTDIMSSNLYNDIFFLLNNSNVYIRKKTILCFYKLVISNLSILHTFFDLLKKNFVSLYNNENTSYEKLPFDKVDYTFRNNTCLCCLIINVLAEIFSYLERRQMKYHNSPIRSNEYRERDLNLVGTNKKKNDEQVCVHNKSDYCDNTNYYNSMLKNNEKIFHQVGTQKGEEIGLDHDNIKNNNNEIYSDTCSNNNFYNDEHDISNYLKKFLSFVPFIYNILNERLSIIDNWKLIKFIKFINKLVKYEYRIYKKFLPIIIHIYFTNKAKSVIFECYDFILFNYKKNYNVHIPNVDSYINTSVLSQEMCGMFKCVDTSNDIKNVEEVKYNDKYNDKCNHNDVMVNHSNVDGTIQRTSSYNKHNINNPEDVVLLSQEHINTYNIIYKEEKNTKENNNAGTPFDKFLFYCFKQLLSSFFTEDKNIVYMTINLYKYLFIIPDIYEYFTRYNLLNEFSRNILKNFYHKDITIRKKLLYILYFLINDKNFEQIVYSILIYLYNHNNNSYNNAEAKPLNYADEYINVIINYCINNLNNLQNVNVYVFILFYLLCLKNHTKEYDILQHIHKINKKLKITHITTNFLSCIFIITYALGFIKDTLERNHLYLKNNKLEMNKFFLTKCIQKNDHNIKHKNMDTNINIKTNEHVCFHTNTYKCSYNNIIQVGDPFTKLICPSIEFNKKKDNLINKLNNQDDSYFLDIMSNYEEIYEYILINDIFNLKKEIKNFNILNKYDVFEYIIIILKLYDKIYPDAKYIECVRETSQNGDPLNLKREMKENCENVKEKYDDKNIQMNEDGDKYSDNYIKTCEYIKCNKLDHIKVESYEYIIYFITIYLEETYDKIKEFKDMFFLKLFFFTLYLFFISYNSANILWNVIKIFMFFLQFEENHSLLLFYFYRCYTHLNYLIKKKNDVYNLDTCILLKNILSLLLNTKKENYKTFNFYNYFINTIHIQENDNKHLDLNQPFKYDDSFFFFNSIVLSKEQSGTINKKKNKNIKNIKDDMDNNTSYNMPNIQKVTKKNIQTNITNELYILINKHEQYKQKWINTFPFYIIYQNDHFKLYLKHLKDNKQLILYIHLKNDTFILNNFNLYTSFNLINYNILDKYNPDYTNFNDDVENYFYKYNNITIQKMDDYNHPINNKNVIQIKNITRSIFISIKYDTYISDIKFCYDYFFNTQNVQNKGLLIIPYVKMDPLHLSTEDFKRVNSKNVMLRNVNYEITTEKNSNIYKLLFNYFLFLSQYLNISFFNMNNIFVNLKNEVQMNELRIIFCICESTKKSMSTLEDNIVLLLNVKPQKKEESNISYNYNIYIKMKILNNSQDDSNKLLDYFEFYIKQLFLQKIINIDFSF; encoded by the exons ATGGATAATAGTTTTGttgaattaataaaagatataaaaaaagatgacAGTATTAATAATTTGGAAAAGAATTATCAGAAGTGTGTTAGTTATTTGAAGGATTTGGATAAGAGGAAATCAAATGATAAGTTGTTTTTAATGAATTCAGTTGTTAAAGAGAAATCTTTAGTATTATTGAAATTATTATACTTACAAATGTttggaaaaaaaattgataaggaatataatttttctgtAATCCAGTTATTAAcatgtaataaatattttttaaaaagacgtggttttttttttttgaatagtATTAGTGATAATGacgatataatttttttatccataaatttatttaagaaggaattatataaagattCTATAAATTCTATAGATCAAAATACAAAAGGTACAGTATTAAGTTCTCTGTCCAATATAGGTACCaagataataaaagaaaatattaatatatttaaaaatatgaacacaATCAACACAAATAATGTGAACACAATCAACACAAATAATGTGAACACAACCAACACAAATAATGTGAACACAATCAAcacaaataatatgaacacaATCAAcacaaataatatgaacacaATCAAcacaaataatatgaacacaATCAAcacaaataatatgaacacaATCAAcacaaataatatgaacaatttcCATGTTAATAATTCTGTTGAACCTTTTAAtgatagaaataaaaaaaataatttcagTGGCCTCCTTCAAGGTATTAATACTAACAATGATCAAAAAgtttttaatacatttttaatattaaatagtATTAGTAATATATGTACTGATATTATGAGTAGTAATTTATacaatgatatatttttccttttaaataattcGAATGTATATATTAGGAAGAAAactattttatgtttttataaattagtAATATCAAATTTAAGCATTTTACATACTTTTTTTgatttgttaaaaaaaaattttgtttcattgtataataatgaaaatactTCCTATGAAAAATTACCTTTTGACAAAGTTGATTATACATTCAGAAATAACACATGTTTGTGTTGTTTAATAATTAATGTGCTCGcagaaatattttcatatttggAGAGAAGGCAAATGAAATATCACAACTCACCTATTAGAAGCAATGAATATAGAGAAAGAGATCTTAATCTCGTGGGCacgaataaaaaaaaaaacgatgAACAAGTTTGCGTTCATAATAAAAGTGATTATTGTGATAATacgaattattataatagtaTGCTTAAGAATAATGAGAAAATCTTTCACCAGGTTGGAACACAAAAAGGTGAAGAAATTGGACTCGAccatgataatattaaaaataataataatgaaatttaTAGTGATACttgtagtaataataatttttataatgatgaACATGATATTTctaattatttaaagaaatttttatcctttgttccatttatttataacatattgAATGAAAGATTAAGTATTATAGATAATTGGAAGCTAATTAAAttcattaaatttattaataaattagtaaaatatgaatacagaatatataaaaagttcCTACccataattattcatatctaCTTTACAAACAAAGCAAAGAGCGTTATTTTTGAATGCTACGattttatactttttaattataagaaaaattataatgtcCATATCCCCAACGTGGATagttatattaatacatcTGTGTTATCTCAGGAAATGTGTGGTATGTTTAAATGTGTGGACACATCCAACGATATCAAAAATGTCGAGGaggtaaaatataatgataaatataatgataaatgtAATCATAATGACGTTATGGTGAACCATAGTAATGTTGATGGTACTATCCAAAGAACCAGTAGTTATAATAAACACAATATTAACAATCCAGAAGatgttgtattattatcacaagaacatataaatacatacaatattatttacaaagaagaaaagaataCCAAAGAAAACAATAATGCTGGAACACCTTttgataaatttttattttattgttttaaacaattattatcatctttttttacagaagataaaaatattgtataCATGACCATcaatttgtataaatatctttttattattccagatatatatgaatattttacaCGTtacaatttattaaatgaattttcaagaaatatattaaaaaatttttatcacAAAGATATAACGATAAGAAAaaagttattatatatattatattttttaataaatgacAAAAATTTCGAACAAATTGTTTATAGCATATTGatctatttatataatcataacaataattcttataataaCGCAGAAGCGAAACCATTGAATTATGCcgatgaatatattaatgttataattaattattgtattaataatttaaataatttacaaaatgtaaatgtgtatgtttttatattattctatttattatgtttaaaaaatcaTACAAAAGAATATGATATACTTcaacatatacataaaataaataaaaagttaaAAATAACACACATCACAACCAATTTTTTAAGttgcatttttattataacatatgCATTAGGTTTTATAAAAGATACTTTAGAAAGAAATCATTTATatctaaaaaataataaattagaaaTGAACAAATTTTTCTTGACAAAATGTATACAAAAGaatgatcataatataaaacataaaaatatggacacaaatattaatataaaaaccaATGAACATGTATGTTTTCATACAAATACTTATAAATgttcttataataatataatacaagtAGGAGATCCGTTTACAAAATTAATATGTCCCTCTATTgagtttaataaaaaaaaagataatcttataaacaaattaaataatcAAGATGATAGTTATTTTCTTGACATCATGTCAAATTATGAAGAAATATAcgaatatatacttataaacgatatttttaatttaaaaaaagaaataaaaaatttcaatatattaaataaatatgatgtatttgaatatattattattattttaaaattgtatgataaaatatatcctGATGCAAAGTACATCGAATGTGTACGAGAAACATCACAGAATGGTGATCCTTTAAATCTAAAAAGAGAAATGAAAGAAAATTGTGAAaatgtaaaagaaaaatatgatgataagAATATACAAATGAATGAAGATGGTGATAAATATagtgataattatattaaaacatgtgaatatataaaatgtaacaAATTAGATCATATAAAAGTAGaatcatatgaatatataatatattttattactatCTATTTAGAAGAAActtatgataaaataaaagaatttaaagatatgttttttttaaaactatttttttttacattatatttattttttatatcatataattcagcaaatatattatggaatgtgatcaaaatatttatgttctTTTTACAATTTGAGGAAAATCATTCTCTTCTacttttctatttttatcgATGTTATACACAtcttaattatttaataaagaaaaaaaatgatgtatACAATTTGGATAcatgtattttattaaaaaatatattatctttattattaaatacgaaaaaagaaaattataaaacctttaatttttacaattattttattaatacaatACATATCCaagaaaatgataacaaACATTTGGATTTAAACCAACCTTTTAAATATGAtgattcttttttcttttttaatagcATAGTATTATCTAAAGAACAATCGGGaactataaataaaaaaaaaaataaaaatattaagaatataaaagatgatatggataataatacATCATACAATATGCCGAATATACAAAaagtaacaaaaaaaaatatacaaaccaatataacaaatgaactttatattttaataaataaacatgaacaatataaacaaaaatggaTTAACacatttcctttttatataatttatcaaaatgatcattttaaattatatttaaaacatctaaaagataataaacaattaattttatatatacacctAAAAAATGATACCTTTATACTTAATAATTTCAATTTATATAcatcatttaatttaataaattataatatattagataaatataatccTGATTATACCAATTTTAATGATGATGtggaaaattatttttataaatataataacatcaCCATTCAAAAGATGGATGATTATAATCATCCtattaataacaaaaatgttatacaaataaaaaatataactaggtctatttttatatctataaaatatgatacaTATATCTCAGATATAAAATTCTGTTATgactatttttttaatactcaAAATGTGCAAAATAAAGGGTTACTTATAATACCTTATGTAAAAATGGATCCTCTCCATTTATCGACGGAAGACTTTAAAAGG GTTAATAGTAAAAACGTAATGTTAAGAAATGTGAACTACGAAATAACCACCGAGAAAAATAGCAATATTTATAAACTACTGttcaattattttttatttttatcacaatatttgaatatatctttttttaacatgaataacatttttgttaatttaaaaaatgaagtaCAAATGAATGAAttaagaattattttttgtatatgcGAAAGTACGAAAAAGAGTATGAGCACTTTAGAAg ATAACATTGtcttattattaaatgtgAAACCTcagaaaaaagaagaaagtaatatttcttataattataatatttatataaaaatgaaaattttaaataattcacAGGATGATAGTAACAAGCTTCTTGATTATTTCGAGTTTTATATCAAacaattatttttacaaaaaataataaatattgacTTTTCATTCTGA
- a CDS encoding plasmepsin X, which translates to MKRISPLNTLFYLSLFFSYTFKGLKCTRIYKIGTKALPCSECHDVFDCTGCLFEEKESSHVIPLKLNKKNPNDHKKLQKHHESLKLGDVKYYVNRGEGISGSLGTSSGNTLDDMDLINEEINKKRTNAQLDEKNFLDFTTYNKNKAQDISDHLSDIQKHVYEQDAQKGNKNFTNNENNSDNENNSDNENNSDNENNLDNENNLDNENNSDNSSIEKNFIALENKNATVEQTKENIFLVPLKHLRDSQFVGELLVGTPPQTVYPIFDTGSTNVWVVTTACEEESCKKVRRYDPNKSKTFRRSFIEKNLHIVFGSGSISGSVGTDTFMLGKHLVRNQTFGLVESESNNNKNGGDNIFDYISFEGIVGLGFPGMLSAGNIPFFDNLLKQNPNVDPQFSFYISPYDGKSTLIIGGISKSFYEGDIYMLPVLKESYWEVKLDELYIGKERICCDEESYVIFDTGTSYNTMPSSQMKTFLNLIHSTACTEQNYKDILKSYPIIKYVFGELIIELHPEEYMILNDDVCMPAYMQIDVPSERNHAYLLGSLSFMRNFFTVFVRGTESRPSMVGVARAKSKN; encoded by the coding sequence ATGAAACGCATTAGCCCTCTAAACacccttttttatttaagtttatttttttcatacacATTTAAAGGGTTAAAATGCAccagaatatataaaatcggAACGAAAGCGTTACCGTGTTCTGAGTGTCACGATGTATTTGATTGTACCGGGTGTTTATTCGAGGAAAAAGAATCTTCTCATGTGATACCTTTAAAATTAAACAAGAAGAATCCAAACGAtcataaaaaattacaaaaacaTCATGAGTCTCTAAAATTAGGGGAcgtaaaatattatgtaaacAGAGGAGAAGGAATTTCCGGAAGTTTAGGAACGTCGTCTGGTAATACATTAGATGATATGgatttaataaatgaagaaataaataaaaaacgaACAAATGCACAATTAGATGAAAAAAACTTTTTAGATTTTACTacgtataataaaaataaagcacAAGATATATCTGACCATTTATCTGATATTCAGAAACATGTGTATGAACAAGATGCTCAAAagggaaataaaaattttacaaaTAATGAAAACAATTCAGATAATGAAAACAATTCAGATAATGAAAACAATTCAGATAATGAAAACAATTTAGATAATGAAAACAATTTAGATAATGAAAACAATTCAGATAATAGTTCGattgaaaaaaattttattgctttagaaaataaaaacgcTACAGTAGAgcaaacaaaagaaaatatttttctagtACCCTTAAAACACTTAAGAGATAGCCAATTTGTAGGAGAATTATTAGTTGGTACCCCCCCTCAAACTGTATATCCAATATTTGATACAGGAAGTACAAATGTATGGGTAGTGACAACAGCTTGTGAAGAAGAGTCTTGTAAAAAAGTCCGAAGATATGATCCTAATAAATCAAAAACATTTAGGAGATCATtcatagaaaaaaatttacacaTAGTATTTGGATCCGGTTCTATATCAGGTTCTGTAGGTACAGATACATTTATGTTAGGAAAGCACCTAGTAAGAAATCAGACTTTTGGATTAGTAGAGAGtgaatcaaataataataaaaatggtggggataatatatttgattatatatCCTTTGAAGGTATAGTAGGCTTAGGATTTCCAGGAATGTTATCAGCTGGGAATATACcattttttgataatttattaaaacaaaatcCAAATGTAGATCCtcaattttctttttatatatctccTTATGATGGGAAGTCAACTTTAATAATTGGTGGGATTAGTAAATCGTTTTATGAGGGCGATATATACATGTTGCCAGTATTAAAAGAATCCTACTGGGAAGTAAAATtagatgaattatatattggTAAAGAAAGAATATGTTGTGATGAAGAAAGTTACGTTATATTTGACACAGGTACATCTTATAATACAATGCCTAGTAGTCAGATGAAAACATTTTTGAATCTAATACATTCAACTGCATGTACTGAACAAAactataaagatatattaaaatcatatcctataattaaatatgtttttGGTGAGCTAATCATTGAATTACATCCAGAAGAATATATGATTTTAAACGATGATGTATGTATGCCTGCCTACATGCAAATCGATGTACCATCCGAAAGAAACCATGCATATTTATTAGGCAGTTTATCTTTTATGAGGAATTTTTTTACGGTATTTGTACGAGGCACAGAAAGTAGACCTTCTATGGTTGGAGTAGCAAGAGCAAAAAGTAAAAACTAA
- a CDS encoding ubiquitin regulatory protein, putative, which produces MSNIRSLSDLKKDDKKNNERVAHYTGGQKSGLEVQNSDDDFVQNLFKSKLPENCRHITLYKNGFIVDDGEFRDLEIEENKKFMANIEAGILPKEFASKDKTMNVAIKDKSNQIYTKKKTKEQELYKGQGVKLGGTISSISEEEMNKISTDPNNIKEIKIDDKKPITTLHIRLYNGKKITQKFNYDHTVEDLFQFVFSYTPVNFSLSYDYPLKLINRNEHQTLESAKLLDLLITQKLIP; this is translated from the exons ATGTCAAATATAAG atcaCTAAGTGATTTAAAGAaggatgataaaaaaaataatgaacgAGTGGCCCATTATACCGGAGGTCAAAAGAg cgGACTAGAGGTACAAAATTCAGATGATGATTTTGTTCAGAATCTTTTCAAATCCAAATTGCCAGAAAACTGTAGGCACATTACATTATACAAAAATGGTTTTATAGTAGATGATGGTGAATTTCGTGACCTTGAgatagaagaaaataaaaagtttaTGGCAAATATCGAGGCAGGGATATTACCAAAAGAATTTGCTTCAAAAGATAAAACAATGAATGTAGCTATAAAAGATAAGAGtaatcaaatatatacaaagaaaaaaacaaaagaacaagaattatataaaggtCAAGGTGTTAAATTAGGTGGTACTATCTCAAGTATTAGTGAAGaagaaatgaataaaatttcAACAGatccaaataatataaaagaaataaaaattgatGATAAAAAACCAATAACTACATTACATATAAGATTATATAacggaaaaaaaattacgcaaaaatttaattatgatCATACAGTTGAAGATTTATTTCAATTCGTTTTTAGTTATACACCAGTTAATTTTTCGTTATCATATGATTACCCTCTTAAATTAATTAACAGAAATGAACATCAAACCTTGGAAAGTGCAAAATTGTTGGATCTTCTTATAACACAAAAATTAATcccataa